One Balaenoptera musculus isolate JJ_BM4_2016_0621 chromosome 13, mBalMus1.pri.v3, whole genome shotgun sequence genomic region harbors:
- the LOC118906324 gene encoding LOW QUALITY PROTEIN: serine/threonine-protein phosphatase 2A regulatory subunit B'' subunit gamma-like (The sequence of the model RefSeq protein was modified relative to this genomic sequence to represent the inferred CDS: inserted 2 bases in 1 codon) has product MDWKEILRRQIAAPNTSPNXLPAEDEVLLQKLREDSRDVFLQRKSREPLDNEELQNLRFLLDRHQTPPMTGEEAMINYENFLKVGEKAGQKCKQFFTAKVFAKLLHTDYYGRISNMQFFNYVMRKVWLHQTRIGLSLYDVAGQGYLRESDLENYILELIPALPQLDGLEKSFYSFYVCTAVRKFFFFLDPLRTGKIKIQDILACSFLDDLLELRDEELSKESQETNWFSAPSALRVYGQYLNLDKDHNGMLSKEEFSRYGMATMTNVFLDHVFQECLTYDGEM; this is encoded by the exons ATGGACTGGAAAGAAATTCTCCGCCGGCAGATAGCGGCGCCCAACACCAGTCCAAA ACTGCCAGCTGAAGATGAAGTCTTACTACAGAAATTAAGAGAAGACTCCAGAGACGTCTTTCTGCAAAGGAAAAGCAGGGAACCGTTAGATAATGAAGAATTACAGAACTTAAGGTTTTTGCTGGACAGGCACCAGACACCACCCATGACTGGAGAGGAAGCAATGattaattatgaaaattttttaaaggttggtGAAAAAGCTGGACAAAAGTGCAAGCAATTTTTCACAGCAAAAGTCTTTGCTAAACTCCTTCATACAGATTATTATGGAAGAATTTCCAACATGCAGTTCTTTAATTATGTCATGAGAAAAGTTTGGCTTCATCAAACAAGAATAGGCCTCAGTTTATATGATGTTGCTGGACAGGGGTATCTTCGGGAATCTGATTTAGAAAACTACATATTGGAACTTATCCCTGCTTTGCCACAATTAGATGGGCTGGAAAAATCTTTTTACTCCTTTTATGTATGTACAGCAGTTAGgaagttcttcttctttttagaCCCTCTAAGAACAGGGAAGATAAAAATTCAAGATATTTTAGCATGCAGCTTCCTAGATGATTTATTGGAGTTAAGGGATGAGGAACTGTCCAAGGAGAGTCAAGAAACAAATTGGTTTTCTGCTCCTTCTGCCCTACGGGTGTATGGCCAGTATTTGAATCTTGATAAGGACCACAATGGCATGCTCAGTAAAGAAGAATTCTCCCGCTATGGAATGGCAACCATGACCAATGTCTTCTTAGACCATGTTTTCCAGGAGTGTCTCACTTACGATGGAGAaatgtga